In a single window of the Streptomyces sp. NBC_00094 genome:
- a CDS encoding PIG-L deacetylase family protein: protein MADDPLTGFVRTVVGSGAPLLVLSPHLDDAVLSCGALLGWAGRRAPVTVATLFTEAAPPPYTLSARQYLKQTGAVDAEELFADRRAEDRRVLALLDVGSLHVGLVDGLFRRLSRPRAGTERLARLLPELAHVYPTYRLHLSRGRVSPRDADTLRAVGETVEALLPARSGGVVLAPLGVGGHADHVLVRTAAERSGRRVVYYSDFPYNQYAAADAGFTGRHRLVARAWERGLDRKAELIRGYRTQADALFPEGRIPCVAEVYMLPETDPEAAADPGDAEPGGTAPGDAEAAGTEPAAYRSARDAAPEDARRARTAGGVS from the coding sequence ATGGCAGACGACCCGCTGACCGGCTTCGTCCGGACCGTCGTCGGATCCGGCGCCCCGCTGCTCGTCCTCTCTCCGCACCTGGACGACGCCGTACTCTCCTGCGGCGCGCTGCTCGGCTGGGCGGGACGGCGGGCGCCGGTGACGGTCGCCACGCTGTTCACGGAGGCCGCGCCACCGCCGTACACCCTCTCGGCCCGGCAGTACCTGAAGCAGACGGGGGCCGTGGACGCGGAGGAGCTGTTCGCCGACCGGCGGGCCGAGGACCGGCGCGTCCTGGCTCTGCTCGACGTCGGATCGCTCCACGTCGGCCTCGTCGACGGGCTGTTCCGCCGCCTTTCGCGCCCCCGCGCCGGTACGGAGCGGCTCGCCCGGCTGCTGCCCGAACTGGCCCATGTGTACCCGACGTACCGGCTCCACCTGTCCCGGGGCCGGGTCTCCCCGCGCGACGCCGACACCCTGCGCGCGGTCGGCGAGACCGTCGAGGCGCTGCTGCCCGCGCGCTCCGGCGGCGTGGTCCTGGCGCCGCTGGGCGTCGGCGGACACGCCGACCACGTCCTCGTCCGTACCGCCGCGGAGCGGAGCGGCCGCCGGGTCGTGTACTACAGCGACTTCCCGTACAACCAGTACGCCGCCGCCGACGCCGGATTCACCGGGCGTCACCGGCTCGTGGCCCGTGCCTGGGAGCGGGGCCTCGACCGGAAGGCCGAGTTGATCCGGGGCTACCGGACGCAGGCCGACGCCCTGTTCCCCGAGGGGCGGATCCCGTGCGTGGCCGAGGTGTACATGCTGCCCGAGACCGATCCCGAAGCGGCCGCGGATCCGGGCGACGCGGAACCGGGCGGTACGGCACCGGGCGACGCGGAGGCGGCCGGTACGGAACCGGCCGCTTACAGGTCCGCACGTGACGCCGCCCCGGAGGATGCCCGCCGGGCTCGTACCGCCGGAGGTGTGTCGTGA
- a CDS encoding glycosyltransferase family 39 protein, translated as MTIPRTIPSATTDATRPATMPREPRPRTVRMPVPTVVWAALAAVVATTLRLVRIGRAGDLFVDETIYRQLGVSAGQGGFPRTDEGLFFLHPPGHFYMEAGWIRLVGDHQDVIAGVHSMRVLNALLAGVTAALVVFLVARVRSRGAGLAAGLVFALDQFCIRQNNRVLLETGTMVWVLAGFLVLVGLTRPDPPPWARGRALLAGLFLGLAVLTKDHAALITVLPLLAALLLGWGPPRRLVALALGTIVVMYGVYVSLIAGFGHFDAFWDAKTHGVRRLLGLVQETGFNAPGTPSLAGRLLDELPGYGTTYLLLALTPVALVLLLRRKEPVYRLLALFHASAIVTLGYALGVGTLEEQALYLLFVPNLVALAVTVPVPRASRRWLRAAFAGALAAVLVMPAVVYAQDRWTADDGFDRLRTYLLTHVPAGSGIVTVDGQRTRGVTNWALDDTYRLGNWTTPEARAAQNATYLIVPWRVIEQGYGRSSLAEVRELTDGLRPLFTFHGPTYGTLALYRLPSPLPGPDIARSAVPATGPVLPAPGPVGPAPSGAAEVRDGPP; from the coding sequence GTGACGATCCCGCGGACGATCCCCTCCGCCACCACCGACGCGACACGGCCGGCGACGATGCCCCGGGAACCGCGCCCCCGCACCGTACGCATGCCGGTGCCGACCGTCGTCTGGGCGGCCCTCGCCGCCGTCGTCGCGACGACCCTGCGCCTGGTGCGGATCGGGCGCGCGGGCGACCTGTTCGTCGACGAGACGATCTACCGGCAGCTGGGCGTCAGTGCCGGCCAGGGCGGCTTCCCGCGTACCGACGAGGGTCTGTTCTTCCTCCACCCGCCCGGCCACTTCTACATGGAGGCCGGCTGGATACGGCTCGTCGGGGACCACCAGGACGTGATCGCGGGCGTGCACTCGATGCGGGTCCTCAACGCGCTCCTCGCCGGGGTCACGGCGGCCCTCGTCGTCTTCCTCGTCGCCCGGGTCCGCTCGCGCGGCGCGGGCCTGGCCGCCGGACTCGTGTTCGCCCTGGACCAGTTCTGCATCCGGCAGAACAACCGGGTGCTCCTGGAGACCGGCACGATGGTGTGGGTCCTCGCGGGCTTCCTGGTCCTGGTCGGGCTCACCCGGCCCGATCCGCCCCCGTGGGCCCGGGGCCGAGCCCTGCTCGCCGGGCTGTTCCTCGGCCTCGCGGTCCTGACGAAGGACCACGCGGCGCTCATCACCGTGCTGCCGCTGCTCGCCGCCCTCCTCCTCGGCTGGGGTCCGCCCCGGCGGCTCGTGGCCCTGGCACTCGGGACGATCGTCGTCATGTACGGCGTGTACGTGTCACTGATCGCCGGGTTCGGGCACTTCGACGCCTTCTGGGACGCGAAGACGCACGGCGTACGGCGACTGCTCGGCCTCGTGCAGGAGACCGGCTTCAACGCCCCGGGCACGCCCTCGCTCGCGGGGCGGCTCCTCGACGAACTGCCGGGGTACGGGACGACCTATCTGCTGCTCGCGCTGACGCCGGTGGCGTTGGTGCTGCTGCTCCGCCGCAAGGAGCCGGTCTACCGGCTGCTCGCGCTCTTCCACGCCTCGGCGATCGTCACCCTGGGGTACGCGCTGGGCGTCGGAACGCTGGAGGAGCAGGCGCTGTACCTGCTGTTCGTACCGAACCTGGTGGCCCTCGCCGTCACCGTGCCGGTGCCGCGGGCTTCGCGGCGCTGGCTGCGGGCGGCGTTCGCCGGTGCCCTGGCAGCGGTGCTCGTGATGCCCGCCGTGGTGTACGCGCAGGACCGGTGGACGGCCGACGACGGCTTCGACCGGCTGCGGACGTACCTCCTGACGCACGTGCCGGCGGGCAGCGGGATCGTCACGGTGGACGGGCAGCGGACGCGCGGCGTGACGAACTGGGCCCTCGACGACACCTACCGGCTCGGTAACTGGACGACGCCCGAGGCGCGGGCCGCGCAGAACGCCACGTATCTGATCGTGCCGTGGCGGGTCATCGAGCAGGGGTACGGGCGCTCCTCCCTCGCGGAGGTGCGGGAGCTGACGGACGGGCTGCGGCCCCTGTTCACGTTCCACGGGCCCACGTACGGCACGCTGGCGCTGTACCGGCTGCCGTCGCCACTGCCCGGACCGGACATCGCCCGGTCGGCGGTGCCCGCGACGGGACCCGTGCTCCCGGCCCCCGGCCCGGTGGGTCCGGCGCCGTCGGGGGCGGCGGAGGTGCGTGATGGCCCGCCGTGA
- a CDS encoding glycosyltransferase family 4 protein gives MARRERPPARPRTRPRVLLLTSSPLDGAEGSDMRLASDVLDALPDVDFVWFRQWPCHRQERPRRGRPVRILSRDGVPHVPQRVQAALAGAVLARRVDLVHAFLTVGRTFPAFSWLRPLLLGGRPVVHTVPGVMDSRFLSHTRPLGTTVALSESMARRLRAADFGDVRVIPPMIDLDAWPYLPRPKGYPVVLYAGHHDPRGGAETAIDAAATAWQEGARFRLVLAMRARPGQHADLLDEALRERAGAAGLPDVEVRGYVEDMRALIASVHVLLFPPVVLGGKADIPLTVLQSLASGRPAILSDLPQFADFGHAVLRAPTGDARRTGQQLAWLLDQPRSWDMLAERGRRLVEDRFGPERFAARYAALYQELLS, from the coding sequence ATGGCCCGCCGTGAACGGCCCCCCGCGCGGCCCCGTACGCGGCCCCGGGTCCTGCTCCTCACCAGCAGCCCGCTGGACGGGGCGGAGGGCTCGGACATGCGGCTCGCCTCCGACGTCCTCGACGCCCTGCCCGACGTGGACTTCGTCTGGTTCCGCCAGTGGCCCTGCCACCGGCAGGAGCGGCCGCGGCGCGGGCGCCCGGTCCGCATCCTCTCCCGGGACGGGGTTCCCCATGTCCCGCAGCGGGTGCAGGCCGCGCTCGCCGGGGCCGTCCTCGCCCGGCGGGTCGACCTGGTGCACGCCTTCCTGACCGTAGGCCGCACCTTCCCGGCGTTCTCCTGGCTCCGTCCGCTGCTCCTCGGAGGGCGGCCGGTCGTCCACACCGTGCCCGGAGTCATGGACTCGCGGTTCCTGTCGCACACCAGGCCGCTGGGGACGACGGTTGCTCTTTCGGAGTCGATGGCGCGCCGGCTGCGGGCCGCGGACTTCGGCGACGTACGGGTGATCCCGCCCATGATCGACCTCGACGCGTGGCCGTACCTGCCGCGCCCGAAGGGGTATCCGGTGGTCCTCTACGCCGGGCACCACGATCCGCGGGGCGGGGCGGAGACGGCGATCGACGCGGCGGCGACGGCGTGGCAGGAGGGGGCCAGGTTCCGGCTGGTGCTCGCCATGCGCGCGCGGCCCGGGCAGCACGCCGACCTCCTGGACGAGGCGCTGCGCGAGCGGGCCGGCGCGGCGGGACTCCCCGACGTCGAGGTCCGCGGCTACGTCGAGGACATGCGGGCCCTGATCGCCTCGGTCCACGTGCTGCTGTTCCCGCCGGTGGTGCTCGGCGGCAAGGCCGACATCCCGCTCACCGTGCTCCAGTCGCTGGCCTCGGGGCGGCCGGCGATCCTCAGTGACCTGCCGCAGTTCGCGGACTTCGGCCACGCCGTACTGCGCGCCCCCACGGGCGACGCGCGGCGCACCGGGCAGCAGCTGGCGTGGCTGCTCGACCAGCCGCGCTCCTGGGACATGCTCGCGGAGCGGGGACGGAGGCTCGTCGAGGACCGCTTCGGTCCCGAACGGTTCGCCGCCCGGTACGCGGCGCTCTACCAGGAGCTCCTGTCATGA
- a CDS encoding beta-galactosidase, translated as MTGIRRAGVLAALAVLVVGCLLALLTGALGGVRRDDPEPVPGPYWYGTLQTDPDKARTEYEHGIRVAHLQIDWGRFEPEQGVYDEEYAREVADRLKVFLDAGLRVEAGLGLNHPPSWLPDAFPESVFENQFGERSESTPNIVFSEPVREQVADYVRAVDRLVGLENIWAIRVGVNESGEFAYPAPLSEGGGRGEFWAYDRHAQESAPFPGWRPGERTYEGKPFTRAQVARWYDWYAGALAGAVNWQLDLYASLGHRGPLKVLVPGAGFYPSDLRAALDARLVDSPSIRLVGRAAGFFVTLGLIEHRDEVRIVTTALVDGTGDPDDNGCAPGDARMDVRNPDDAVVRDWSSSRWVVAVARSAGFTKLTGESAGPQVAGYRPGVTETAYEQMASCGLEGMMWAFDWQLYDGTPGSSLAEYAETIRRHP; from the coding sequence ATGACCGGCATCCGGCGGGCAGGCGTGCTCGCGGCCCTCGCCGTCCTCGTCGTCGGCTGTCTGCTCGCGCTGCTCACGGGCGCGCTCGGCGGGGTCCGCCGGGACGATCCCGAACCGGTCCCCGGGCCGTACTGGTACGGCACGCTCCAGACCGATCCGGACAAGGCGCGCACCGAGTACGAGCACGGCATCCGGGTGGCCCACCTGCAGATCGACTGGGGCAGGTTCGAGCCCGAGCAGGGCGTGTACGACGAGGAGTACGCGCGGGAGGTCGCGGACCGCCTGAAGGTCTTCCTCGACGCGGGGCTGCGGGTCGAGGCGGGGCTCGGCCTCAACCATCCGCCGTCCTGGCTGCCGGACGCCTTCCCCGAGTCGGTCTTCGAGAACCAGTTCGGCGAGCGGTCCGAGTCCACGCCGAACATCGTGTTCAGCGAGCCCGTACGGGAGCAGGTCGCCGACTACGTACGGGCCGTGGACCGGCTCGTCGGTCTGGAGAACATCTGGGCGATCCGGGTCGGCGTCAACGAGAGCGGCGAGTTCGCGTATCCGGCGCCGCTGTCGGAGGGCGGCGGCCGGGGCGAGTTCTGGGCCTACGACCGCCACGCCCAGGAGAGCGCCCCGTTCCCGGGGTGGCGGCCGGGAGAGCGCACGTACGAGGGGAAGCCGTTCACCCGGGCACAGGTGGCGCGCTGGTACGACTGGTACGCCGGGGCGCTGGCCGGGGCCGTGAACTGGCAGCTCGACCTGTACGCCTCGCTCGGTCACCGGGGCCCGCTCAAGGTCCTCGTGCCGGGAGCCGGCTTCTACCCGTCGGACCTGCGGGCCGCGCTCGACGCGCGGCTCGTGGACTCCCCGTCGATCCGGCTGGTCGGGCGCGCCGCCGGCTTCTTCGTGACGCTCGGCCTGATCGAGCACCGGGACGAGGTGCGGATCGTCACGACCGCCCTGGTCGACGGCACCGGCGACCCCGACGACAACGGCTGCGCGCCCGGTGACGCGCGGATGGACGTACGGAACCCCGACGACGCCGTGGTGCGGGACTGGTCGTCGTCCCGGTGGGTGGTGGCCGTGGCCCGGAGCGCGGGGTTCACCAAGCTGACCGGGGAGAGCGCGGGTCCCCAGGTGGCCGGATACCGGCCGGGGGTGACGGAGACCGCGTACGAGCAGATGGCCTCCTGCGGTCTTGAGGGCATGATGTGGGCCTTCGACTGGCAGCTCTACGACGGCACGCCGGGCTCCTCGCTCGCGGAGTACGCGGAGACGATCAGGCGGCATCCCTGA
- a CDS encoding class I SAM-dependent methyltransferase, with protein sequence MDTTGRFVPPLPQDREAGPRRNRDADWNDWPVADYLAENYRRLHPCDVGVIRHHAAVYRGIAPGSLSRTLELGAGPNLYPLMLAGAASRRVDALEPSAANVRYLRQQLDDGPDSSWQPFYTLCRSLDPALPESCAEALRRVRVVHGAAKDLADGTYALASMNFVAESVTEDFDEFTAVCSAFVRAVRPGGRLVASFMERMPSYRIGTGPVWPACPVDGAALRAVFAPRTTGLRIEGLAKDRTLPEYGDTGVLLLTALRRHEEAPPTEG encoded by the coding sequence ATGGACACGACCGGGCGCTTCGTTCCGCCGCTTCCGCAGGACCGGGAGGCGGGGCCGCGCCGCAACCGGGACGCCGACTGGAACGACTGGCCCGTCGCCGACTACCTCGCCGAGAACTACCGAAGGCTCCACCCCTGCGACGTCGGCGTCATCCGCCACCACGCCGCCGTCTACCGGGGCATCGCCCCCGGCAGCCTCTCCCGCACCCTCGAACTGGGCGCGGGCCCCAACCTCTACCCCCTCATGCTGGCGGGCGCCGCCAGCCGACGCGTCGACGCCCTGGAACCGAGCGCCGCCAACGTCCGCTATCTGCGGCAACAGCTCGACGACGGCCCGGACAGCAGCTGGCAGCCCTTCTACACCCTCTGCCGCAGCCTCGACCCCGCGCTCCCGGAGAGCTGCGCGGAGGCGCTCCGCCGGGTCCGGGTCGTCCACGGCGCCGCGAAGGACCTGGCCGACGGCACGTACGCCCTCGCGTCGATGAACTTCGTCGCCGAGAGCGTCACCGAGGACTTCGACGAGTTCACCGCCGTCTGCTCGGCCTTCGTCCGGGCGGTCCGCCCCGGCGGACGGCTCGTCGCCTCCTTCATGGAACGCATGCCGAGCTACCGCATCGGTACGGGACCGGTCTGGCCGGCCTGCCCGGTCGACGGGGCCGCGCTGCGGGCCGTCTTCGCGCCCCGTACCACCGGCCTGCGGATCGAGGGGCTCGCGAAGGACCGCACCCTGCCCGAGTACGGCGACACCGGCGTCCTGCTCCTGACGGCGCTGCGGCGTCACGAGGAGGCGCCGCCGACCGAAGGGTGA
- a CDS encoding aminotransferase class I/II-fold pyridoxal phosphate-dependent enzyme yields the protein MLVYLVTMTLLTVAYLQFPARHTIFWALIGLGGVVAILVGVHLHRPARRWPWLVLAAANLAFVAGDTAYNALEAFFGQTRPFPSVADALYLATYPLFAIGLFGFIRYRAAGRDLAVVLDALILTSGLALLSWVNLITPLARSEDMTWTEKAISIAYPLGDVLMLAMLARLLVPGDLRSRSVQLLTLGTCGMLASDVIYGTLQIKGTWQVGTPLDIGWVVFFTAWGLAALHPSMTGLTERAPEPAPRMAERRLALLAGASLIAPALLLLQSLRHDQDQDIAVIAIFSAIMFLLVLGRLWGMMNDHGKAEARERSLRVAAASLVAALSPREVAGAVETASATLFGPGTDHRVLLFTRDRRGGLNAVATVVHPWSCHTDQLTRPPATAWPDLVAHGTRLLPVTRLDPAVAAEVAPDSSHALLCPLELQTPAGREPLLGVLLLAGPDEKKLSEIAGSAQSLASQAALALERFGLSEEVNRRTSEAYFRTLVHNTSDVILIVDDDDTVRYASPSAESVFGHSLLPGTPLTELLAPADKASALRVLADARSRDVVDARDDWKLLHGGSGGSGDLQVEVRCSNLRDESTVHGLVLTLRDVTEQRKLERELTHRAFHDSLTGLPNRVLLLERIERALLRGRRESTLTCMLFVDLDDFKVVNDTMGHSVGDELLVAVARRLTSVLRLTDTAARLGGDEFAVLIEGAREPSDAETLAAEIVHTLSQPFHLTDGAVSVSTSVGIATVLDSAHAEELLGHADLALYAAKAAGKKRWRLFHPELHSRLVARHELQAGMDTAIADHAFALRYQPIVEVADGAPAGMEALVRWPHARRGMVPPDQFITLAEESGHIMPLGAWVLEHAALDIARWQRSRPRRPPLYANVNVSARQFRDPGFLEGVRSTLRSSGLAPGSLVLELTETVLMRQDAQISTTMAALKDLGVSIAIDDFGTGFSSLSYLREFPIDILKVDKSFIDEITTDPQQVALVEGIVRIADVLGLMVVAEGIEHEEQRELLAEMGCRYGQGFLFARPMTAHQAQSYLHRAPPPSAHPAVRPAPPDSPATNVTPSATASVAVTPSGTASVAVTPSATAPAAVTPSATAPAAGTPSVTAAGVVPAHARGGRPPRPSRWRDLEHLQRTSLMCDAVIDEVDGRRIRVGEDWLVDFASCNYLGFDLDPTIMASIEPEVRRWGTHPSWSRLIGSPRLYPRIEERLTELLGAPDTLLLPTITLIHQSVIPLLAGTGQVFVEAQAHRTVYDGCVVARGQGAEIHRFRAERPEELAMLLRGAPGDAGRLVCMDGVNSMTGNFPDLPALAGICRENGALLYVDDAHGFGVIGERGPDETSPYGSRGNSIVRHLGETYDDLILVGGFSKAFSSLLAFLAVPKWLKDHLKVAAAPYLYSGPSPTASLATALAGLDVNEERGDEIRADLHRKTARVLAHVRGLGLATPNTDGLPIIEIPLADAADLDAVAAFLWEHGIYVTLASYPLVPRDRVGFRIQVTAANTDEEIDQLCEALTALAERFTLQHGEAPHPGAVTAGRRPPER from the coding sequence ATGCTGGTCTACCTCGTGACCATGACCCTGCTGACCGTCGCGTACCTGCAGTTCCCCGCCCGCCACACCATCTTCTGGGCACTCATAGGCCTCGGCGGCGTCGTCGCCATCCTCGTCGGCGTCCATCTGCACCGGCCCGCCCGGCGCTGGCCCTGGCTCGTCCTCGCCGCCGCCAACCTCGCCTTCGTCGCCGGAGACACCGCCTACAACGCCCTTGAGGCCTTCTTCGGGCAGACCAGACCCTTCCCCTCCGTCGCAGACGCCCTGTACCTCGCCACGTACCCGCTGTTCGCCATCGGCCTGTTCGGCTTCATCCGCTACCGGGCCGCCGGCCGCGACCTCGCGGTCGTCCTCGACGCGCTGATCCTCACCTCGGGACTCGCGCTGCTCTCCTGGGTCAACCTCATCACCCCGCTGGCCAGAAGCGAGGACATGACCTGGACCGAGAAGGCCATCTCCATCGCCTATCCCCTCGGCGACGTGCTGATGCTCGCGATGCTCGCCCGGCTGCTCGTCCCCGGCGACCTGCGCTCCCGGTCGGTCCAGCTCCTCACCCTCGGCACCTGCGGCATGCTCGCCTCCGACGTCATCTACGGCACCCTCCAGATCAAGGGCACCTGGCAGGTCGGCACGCCCCTCGACATCGGCTGGGTCGTGTTCTTCACCGCCTGGGGCCTCGCCGCCCTCCACCCCTCGATGACCGGGCTCACCGAGCGAGCCCCCGAACCGGCCCCGCGCATGGCCGAGAGACGCCTCGCGCTCCTCGCCGGCGCCTCGCTCATCGCCCCCGCCCTGCTCCTCCTCCAGTCGCTGCGCCACGACCAGGACCAGGACATCGCCGTCATCGCGATCTTCTCGGCCATCATGTTCCTGCTGGTCCTCGGCCGGCTCTGGGGCATGATGAACGACCACGGCAAGGCCGAGGCGCGCGAGCGCAGCCTCCGGGTCGCCGCCGCCTCCCTCGTCGCCGCCCTCAGCCCGCGCGAGGTCGCCGGAGCGGTCGAGACGGCCTCCGCCACCCTCTTCGGACCCGGCACCGACCACCGGGTCCTGCTCTTCACCCGGGACCGGCGGGGCGGCCTCAACGCCGTGGCCACCGTGGTCCACCCCTGGAGCTGCCACACCGACCAGTTGACCCGTCCTCCCGCGACGGCCTGGCCCGACCTCGTCGCCCACGGCACCCGGCTCCTCCCCGTGACCCGGCTCGACCCCGCCGTCGCCGCGGAGGTGGCACCCGACTCCTCCCACGCCCTGCTCTGCCCCCTGGAGCTCCAGACCCCGGCCGGACGCGAACCGCTGCTCGGCGTCCTGCTCCTCGCGGGCCCCGACGAGAAGAAGCTCTCCGAGATCGCGGGCTCCGCCCAGTCCCTCGCCTCCCAGGCGGCCCTGGCCCTGGAACGCTTCGGACTCAGCGAGGAGGTCAACCGCAGGACGAGCGAGGCCTACTTCCGCACCCTGGTGCACAACACCTCGGACGTCATCCTCATCGTCGACGACGACGACACCGTCCGGTACGCGAGCCCGTCCGCCGAGTCCGTGTTCGGCCACTCCCTGCTCCCGGGCACCCCGCTCACCGAGCTGCTCGCCCCCGCCGACAAGGCCAGTGCCCTACGCGTCCTCGCCGACGCCCGCTCACGCGACGTGGTCGACGCCCGGGACGACTGGAAGCTGCTCCACGGCGGCTCGGGCGGCTCGGGTGACCTCCAGGTCGAGGTCCGGTGCAGCAATCTCCGGGACGAAAGCACCGTGCACGGTCTCGTCCTCACGCTCCGGGACGTCACCGAACAGCGGAAGCTGGAACGGGAGCTCACCCACCGGGCCTTCCACGACTCCCTCACCGGCCTCCCCAACCGCGTCCTGCTGCTCGAACGGATCGAGCGCGCCCTGCTCCGCGGCCGCCGCGAGTCCACCCTGACCTGCATGCTCTTCGTCGACCTCGACGACTTCAAGGTCGTCAACGACACCATGGGGCACTCCGTCGGCGACGAACTCCTCGTCGCCGTGGCCCGCCGCCTCACCTCCGTACTGCGGCTCACCGACACGGCGGCCCGGCTCGGCGGCGACGAGTTCGCCGTCCTCATCGAAGGGGCCAGGGAACCCAGCGACGCCGAGACCCTCGCCGCCGAGATCGTGCACACTCTCAGCCAACCCTTCCACCTCACCGACGGAGCCGTCTCCGTCTCCACGAGCGTCGGCATCGCGACCGTCCTCGACAGCGCACACGCCGAGGAGCTCCTCGGCCACGCCGACCTCGCCCTGTACGCGGCGAAGGCGGCCGGCAAGAAGCGGTGGCGGCTCTTCCACCCCGAGCTCCACTCCCGGCTCGTCGCCCGCCACGAACTCCAGGCGGGCATGGACACGGCCATCGCCGACCACGCCTTCGCCCTGCGCTACCAGCCCATCGTGGAGGTCGCCGACGGCGCCCCCGCCGGCATGGAAGCGCTCGTCCGCTGGCCGCACGCCCGACGCGGGATGGTGCCGCCCGACCAGTTCATCACCCTGGCCGAGGAGAGCGGCCACATCATGCCGCTCGGCGCCTGGGTTCTCGAACACGCGGCGCTCGACATCGCCCGCTGGCAGCGCTCCCGCCCGCGCCGGCCGCCCCTGTACGCCAACGTCAACGTCTCCGCCCGTCAGTTCCGCGACCCGGGGTTCCTCGAAGGGGTACGGAGCACCCTCCGCTCGTCCGGGCTCGCTCCCGGCTCGCTCGTCCTGGAACTCACCGAGACCGTCCTCATGCGCCAGGACGCCCAGATCAGCACGACCATGGCGGCCCTGAAGGACCTCGGGGTCTCCATCGCCATCGACGACTTCGGCACCGGTTTCTCCTCGCTCAGCTATCTCCGCGAGTTCCCGATCGACATCCTCAAGGTCGACAAGTCGTTCATCGACGAGATCACGACCGACCCCCAGCAGGTCGCCCTCGTGGAGGGCATCGTGCGCATCGCCGACGTCCTCGGCCTGATGGTCGTCGCCGAGGGCATCGAGCACGAGGAGCAGCGGGAGCTCCTCGCCGAGATGGGCTGCCGCTACGGGCAGGGCTTCCTCTTCGCCCGGCCGATGACCGCCCACCAGGCCCAGTCGTACCTGCACCGCGCCCCGCCCCCGAGCGCCCACCCCGCCGTCCGCCCCGCCCCACCCGACTCCCCGGCCACCAACGTGACCCCCTCCGCGACCGCCTCAGTCGCCGTGACCCCCTCCGGGACCGCCTCAGTCGCCGTGACTCCCTCCGCGACCGCCCCGGCCGCCGTGACTCCCTCCGCGACCGCCCCGGCCGCCGGCACCCCCTCCGTCACCGCCGCCGGCGTGGTCCCCGCCCACGCACGCGGCGGCCGGCCGCCGCGCCCCTCCCGCTGGCGCGACCTGGAGCACCTCCAGCGGACCAGCCTCATGTGCGACGCCGTCATCGACGAGGTCGACGGCCGCCGCATCCGGGTCGGCGAGGACTGGCTCGTCGACTTCGCCTCCTGCAACTACCTCGGCTTCGACCTCGACCCCACGATCATGGCCTCGATCGAACCGGAGGTCAGACGGTGGGGCACCCACCCCAGCTGGTCCCGGCTCATCGGCAGTCCCCGGCTCTACCCGCGCATCGAGGAGCGGCTCACCGAGCTCCTCGGCGCCCCCGACACCCTCCTGCTGCCCACGATCACGCTCATCCACCAGTCCGTCATCCCGCTCCTCGCCGGCACCGGCCAGGTCTTCGTCGAGGCGCAGGCCCACCGCACCGTGTACGACGGCTGCGTCGTCGCCCGCGGCCAGGGCGCCGAGATCCACCGCTTCCGCGCCGAACGGCCCGAGGAACTGGCGATGCTGCTCCGCGGCGCGCCCGGCGACGCGGGCCGGCTCGTCTGCATGGACGGCGTCAACAGCATGACCGGCAACTTCCCGGACCTGCCCGCCCTGGCCGGGATCTGCCGGGAGAACGGCGCCCTGCTGTACGTCGACGACGCCCACGGTTTCGGCGTCATCGGGGAGCGCGGCCCGGACGAGACCAGCCCGTACGGCTCGCGGGGCAACAGCATCGTCCGCCACCTCGGCGAGACCTACGACGACCTGATCCTGGTCGGCGGCTTCTCCAAGGCGTTCTCCTCGCTGCTCGCCTTCCTCGCCGTCCCGAAGTGGCTCAAGGACCACCTGAAGGTGGCGGCGGCCCCGTACCTCTACTCCGGGCCCTCGCCGACGGCCTCGCTCGCCACCGCCCTCGCCGGTCTCGACGTCAACGAGGAGCGCGGCGACGAGATCCGGGCCGATCTCCACCGGAAGACCGCCCGCGTCCTCGCCCACGTCCGGGGCCTCGGCCTCGCCACCCCGAACACGGACGGCCTCCCCATCATCGAGATCCCGCTCGCCGACGCGGCCGACCTCGACGCCGTCGCCGCCTTCCTCTGGGAGCACGGGATCTACGTGACGCTCGCCTCCTACCCGCTCGTGCCGCGCGACCGGGTCGGCTTCCGCATCCAGGTCACCGCGGCCAACACCGACGAGGAGATCGACCAGCTGTGCGAGGCCCTCACGGCGCTCGCCGAGCGGTTCACGCTCCAGCACGGCGAGGCACCGCACCCCGGCGCCGTCACGGCCGGCCGCCGGCCGCCGGAGAGGTGA